A section of the Drosophila subobscura isolate 14011-0131.10 chromosome A, UCBerk_Dsub_1.0, whole genome shotgun sequence genome encodes:
- the LOC117899518 gene encoding tyrosine-protein phosphatase non-receptor type 9 isoform X3, producing MTNREDELLANITVGVTGVTGVAAVAATTNGTGSGSGTAAATIISAVHQLADNNTTVVTVSNGEGNDATAMLVAGSGGSIEPNENITINGLSPSHRGGATGGGGTSPLKLNTSGVPLDGNVPEATTGATTNSSTGAAVAVGAVRATGGPGAGATNGGEFWSENPPSSASSGFSDDDSLAGQEGDPKPIEQIVQMVKQRGRHGLVKEYADIRNRTPDGTFLHARMRANLTKNRYTDVLCFDHSRVVLAHEDGGEELSDYINANFVDGYKQKNAYISTQGPLPKTSHDFWRMIWEQHCLVIVMTTRVMERGRVKCGQYWEPTEDSSLEYGDFHVRTLSVECNEDYTVASLELRNIKTDEIRNVSHWQFTSWPDYGVPSSAMAMLNFLQKVRDKQAELVDALGDTWAGHARGPPIVVHCSAGIGRTGTFITLDICISRLEDVGTADIRGTVEKIRSQRAYSIQMPDQYVFCHLALIEYAYSRGMLQTVDLAGFDEREPDSE from the exons ATGACGAATCGTGAGGACGAACTGCTTGCCAATATCACAGTGGGTGTCACCGGTGTCACAggtgtggcagctgtggcagcaaccaCCAATGGCactggaagtggcagtggaactgctgctgcaaccaTCATAAGTGCCGTCCATCAGCTGGCGGACAACAACACCACTGTGGTGACTGTCAGCAATGGTGAGGGCAACGATGCCACCGCCATGCTTGTGGCTGGCTCTGGGGGCAGCATAGAGCCCAACGAGAACATCACAATAAATGGCCTGAGTCCCAGTCACCGCGGCGGTGccactggcggcggcggcacatcACCTCTCAAGCTCAACACTAGCGGCGTACCCTTGGACGGCAATGTCCCAGAAGCCACCACAGgagccaccaccaacagcagcacaggaGCGGCCGTGGCTGTTGGAGCGGTACGGGCCACAGGCGGACCGGGTGCTGGAGCCACCAACGGCGGAGAGTTCTGGTCGGAGAATCCACCCAGCAGCGCCTCGTCGGGCTTCAGCGATGACGACAGTCTGGCCGGGCAGGAGGGCGACCCCAAGCCCATCGAGCAGATTGTCCAGATGGTGAAGCAGCGGGGACGCCATGGGCTCGTCAAGGAGTATGCGGACATTAGGAACCGGACGCCCGATGGCACCTTTCTGCATGCGCG AATGCGTGCAAACCTGACAAAAAACCGATACACAGATGTCCTCTGCTTCGATCACAGTCGAGTGGTGTTGGCACACGAGGATGGTGGCGAGGAGCTGTCCGACTACATAAATGCGAATTTCGTCGATGGCTATAAACAGAAGAATGCATATATTTCAACTCAAG GTCCATTACCAAAGACATCCCATGACTTTTGGCGCATGATCTGGGAGCAACATTGTTTAGTTATAGTGATGACAACGCGCGTGATGGAGCGCGGACGTGTGAAATGCGGCCAATACTGGGAGCCGACTGAAGATAGTTCCTTAGAGTATGGCGACTTCCATGTGCGAACACTTAGCGTTGAGTGCAACGAGGACTATACGGTTGCCTCGTTAGAATTGAGAAACATTAAG ACTGACGAAATTCGCAATGTGTCACATTGGCAGTTCACCAGTTGGCCGGATTACGGCGTTCCCAGctcggccatggccatgcTGAACTTCCTCCAGAAGGTGCGCGACAAGCAGGCGGAGCTCGTCGATGCTTTGGGCGATACCTGGGCGGGACATGCGCGCGGTCCACCAATTGTGGTGCACTGCAGTGCTGGTATTGGGCGTACAG GAACATTCATCACTTTGGACATTTGCATATCGCGTCTGGAGGATGTGGGCACGGCGGATATACGCGGCACCGTGGAGAAGATACGCTCACAGCGCGCCTACTCCATCCAAATGCCCGATCAGTATGTATTCTGCCATCTGGCCCTCATCGAGTATGCCTACTCGCGCGGCATGCTCCAGACGGTCGATCTGGCAGGCTTCGATGAGCGCGAACCCGACTCGGAATAG